The DNA window ACTATCCTTTTTTGTAAACGACAGAAAAGTATTGACAGACTATGTTTCGTTTAAAAAAGTTGAAAAAATAGGAATGATTACTTGTGGCGAACAAGTAGTAGAGTTTGACAATGTAAAATACGAAGAAAAGTAATTTTTTTGTAATAGAAATTCATAAATCAACTATTTGAAGAATTTTTAATTGTTAATTTTCAACTTTTTATTGAAATTAGTCCTTCACAGATTTTATCAAAGGAAAAACAAAAAGCGCACTCACACCAATACAGACAGCCAAAACGCCTACCCAGTTATAATAAACCAGTTCTTTCGTAGGTGTATTGGCTTCAATAACAATAAAACCACCAATTATAGAAGCCATTGCTGAACCTAACTGTTGTACAGAAGAGTTTAAGCTCATAAAACTTGCTCTTCTACTGCTTGGAATTGCCATAGTAAGCTGCGTCTGCGCTGGCACCATTCGTCCACTTCCAAAAACAAAAAAGAACGTAGTAGCACAAAGAGCCACCCAAACAGGAACGCTATCCGAAATTACGTTTAGATGTGTAAGCAACCCCACAGCCACAAATGAAATAGGCAAAATAATATTGAACATCCTTCTTGCTCCAAAACGGTCGACATAACGTCCAAAAAAAGGAGAAGTAAAAATGGTAAAACCTCCACCAATGAAATAAATAAGGGTAATTTGAGACTCTTCGAAGCCAATATTTCGAATCATATAAGGAGTTATGAATGGAATTATCATAAACTGTCCTACCACAAGTGTAAATGTTAGTAGTAACGCAATACGAGCATTTTTAGAGTTCAATAATTTTAGTAATGCTTCTTTGCGAGTTTCTATGTGTCCGCTTGCTGCATCAGCTTTTGCCTGATTGTCCAAATGAATACGTAGAGAAGGGATATATTTGAAAGAGATTATCCAAATAATAAAACTCAATGCTCCCAAAAGCTGAAAAGGAGCGTGCCAGTTAAATTTTATAGCTAAATACAAGCCTGTCGGAACACCAATTACGGAAGCCACAGAAAATGCCATCATAATCATTCCTACTGCCTTTCCACGTTCTTTAGCTGCAAACAAATCACTGGCGATTGCCAAAACCAATGCGCCTATTATTCCACCAAAAAAACCTGCTATTCCCCTAACTATCAAGAAAAAATAAAAGTTAGGAACAAAAGAACAAGTAAAAGTAGCCACTGCAAAGCCTGCATAAACAAACAAAAATGCTGTTCTTCTATCAAACTTGTCTAAATATACTGCGCCCAAAAGTCCAGCCACAAAAGCACACGACGAGTAAGCCGAAACCAAAAGTGTGTATTGCTGTGGTACTATATCAAAAAGTTTCATTAGTCTATCACTCAAAGGCATAATTATCATAATGTCCATAATATGAGTGAAATTAGCTGCTGCCAGTAGAAAGAGAATAAAAGATTTGTTTTTCAAAATATGTGTGTTCTGTAATATGAATAATACTAAACGTTAGATAGTTCTGAAACTATTAGGATAAAGGTAATACAAGAAAATCTAGAATTATCATATCATCAAAAATAACTTTAGTATAAAAAATTGTAGTTTTGCAAACTGCTACATAAACTATGTAG is part of the Bernardetia sp. genome and encodes:
- a CDS encoding MFS transporter: MKNKSFILFLLAAANFTHIMDIMIIMPLSDRLMKLFDIVPQQYTLLVSAYSSCAFVAGLLGAVYLDKFDRRTAFLFVYAGFAVATFTCSFVPNFYFFLIVRGIAGFFGGIIGALVLAIASDLFAAKERGKAVGMIMMAFSVASVIGVPTGLYLAIKFNWHAPFQLLGALSFIIWIISFKYIPSLRIHLDNQAKADAASGHIETRKEALLKLLNSKNARIALLLTFTLVVGQFMIIPFITPYMIRNIGFEESQITLIYFIGGGFTIFTSPFFGRYVDRFGARRMFNIILPISFVAVGLLTHLNVISDSVPVWVALCATTFFFVFGSGRMVPAQTQLTMAIPSSRRASFMSLNSSVQQLGSAMASIIGGFIVIEANTPTKELVYYNWVGVLAVCIGVSALFVFPLIKSVKD